One Bosea sp. 685 DNA segment encodes these proteins:
- a CDS encoding DUF502 domain-containing protein, with amino-acid sequence MTAGPPDPRLIIQTDLLRPKAGTRLRRYFLTGLVIAAPLAITASVTWWFITLIDGLVKPLIPNSYLPDSYLPFPIPGLGIIIGLIGLTLLGFLTANLVGRTLIEAGEALLNRMPVVRSLYKGVKQVFETIFSQSGTSFRKVGMVQFPQPGMWSIVFIAQEAAPEIAEKLPDGNEQIGVFLPCTPNPTTGFFFYLPRKEVVELTISVEDGAKLIMSAGLIQPGEAAPKLMPGTDSGK; translated from the coding sequence ATGACCGCCGGCCCGCCCGATCCCCGCCTCATCATCCAGACCGACCTGTTGCGCCCAAAGGCCGGCACGCGGCTGCGGCGCTATTTCCTGACCGGGCTCGTCATCGCGGCTCCTCTGGCGATCACGGCCTCCGTGACCTGGTGGTTCATCACCCTGATCGACGGGCTGGTGAAGCCGCTGATCCCGAACTCCTATCTGCCTGATTCCTATCTGCCGTTTCCGATTCCCGGCCTTGGCATCATCATCGGCTTGATCGGACTGACGCTGCTCGGCTTCCTCACCGCCAACCTGGTCGGCCGCACCTTGATCGAGGCGGGCGAGGCGCTGCTCAATCGCATGCCGGTGGTGCGTAGCCTCTACAAGGGCGTGAAGCAGGTCTTCGAGACCATCTTCTCGCAATCGGGCACCTCGTTCCGAAAAGTCGGGATGGTGCAGTTCCCGCAGCCGGGCATGTGGTCGATCGTCTTCATCGCGCAGGAAGCCGCGCCCGAGATCGCCGAAAAACTGCCCGATGGAAATGAGCAGATCGGCGTTTTCCTGCCCTGCACGCCGAACCCGACGACGGGCTTCTTCTTCTACCTGCCGCGCAAGGAGGTCGTCGAACTGACGATCTCCGTCGAGGATGGCGCCAAGCTGATCATGTCGGCGGGGCTGATCCAGCCGGGGGAGGCCGCGCCGAAGCTGATGCCGGGCACGGATAGCGGCAAATAG
- the recG gene encoding ATP-dependent DNA helicase RecG — MRPSLLDPLFAPVTTLPGVGPKLGKLLDKLLGDETRPARVIDLLFRLPTGAIDRRPSPSIADAPIGDVATFNAQVTEHRPAPPTKAKAPYRIIVEDETGDVTLVFFHADVRHLLQTLPIGAYRLISGKLELWDGMRQMVHPDRILDPKVASTLPAIEPVYGLTEGLSARVMTRIAGAAAEKCPDLAEWQDPGFLAKSGFPPFFEAMQALHHPPDLKAIEGDTIARRRVAYDELLASQIALALVRRQQKKLAGRATTGDGVLRRRIEGALPFTLTQGQRQALTDIHDDMEKPERMLRLLQGDVGSGKTVVALMAMAAAAEAGRQSVLMAPTEILARQHAERLAPLAQAAGLKLALLTGREKGPGRARVLEGLANGEIAIAVGTHALFQEGVAFRDLALAIVDEQHRFGVHQRLLLGSKGEAVDILVMTATPIPRTLSLTWFGDMDISVLAEKPAGRKPIATKAISLDRYDEVVGAVGRAVEAGAQVYWVCPLVQESDTLDVAAAQERFDALREFFGDQVGLLHGQMPGRDKDAAMSAFVAGQTRILISTTVIEVGVDVPNASVMVIEHAERFGLAQLHQLRGRIGRGSAASTCLLLYKGPLGPVAEARLTIMRETEDGFRIAEEDLRLRGEGEMLGTKQSGSPDWQVARPETDGDLLAAARDDARLLIERDPHLEGPRGEAVRTLLYLFERDVAIRLLRAG, encoded by the coding sequence TTGCGCCCATCCCTTCTCGACCCGCTATTCGCCCCGGTGACGACGCTGCCGGGCGTCGGCCCCAAGCTCGGCAAGCTGCTGGACAAGCTCCTCGGCGACGAGACGCGCCCCGCACGCGTCATCGACCTGCTGTTTCGCTTGCCGACCGGTGCGATCGACCGCCGGCCGAGCCCTTCGATCGCCGATGCGCCGATCGGCGATGTCGCGACCTTCAACGCGCAGGTGACCGAGCATCGCCCCGCACCGCCCACCAAGGCGAAGGCGCCCTATCGCATCATCGTCGAGGACGAGACCGGCGACGTGACGCTGGTGTTCTTCCATGCCGATGTGCGCCATCTCCTGCAGACCCTGCCGATCGGTGCCTATCGGCTCATCTCCGGCAAGCTGGAGCTCTGGGACGGCATGCGCCAGATGGTGCATCCCGACCGCATCCTCGACCCCAAAGTTGCTTCGACATTGCCGGCGATCGAACCGGTCTACGGACTGACCGAAGGCCTCAGTGCGCGGGTGATGACGCGGATAGCAGGCGCGGCTGCAGAAAAATGCCCGGATCTGGCGGAATGGCAGGACCCGGGCTTCCTGGCGAAGAGCGGGTTTCCGCCCTTCTTCGAGGCGATGCAGGCCTTGCATCATCCGCCCGATCTCAAGGCGATCGAGGGCGACACGATCGCGCGTCGTCGCGTCGCCTATGACGAATTGCTGGCGAGCCAGATCGCGCTTGCTCTGGTGCGACGGCAGCAGAAGAAGCTGGCCGGGCGGGCGACCACTGGGGATGGTGTGTTGCGGCGGCGGATCGAGGGCGCCCTGCCCTTCACGCTGACGCAGGGCCAGCGGCAGGCCCTCACAGACATCCATGACGACATGGAAAAGCCCGAACGCATGCTGCGATTGCTGCAGGGCGATGTCGGCTCGGGCAAGACGGTCGTCGCCTTGATGGCGATGGCCGCCGCCGCCGAGGCCGGGCGGCAATCCGTGCTGATGGCCCCGACCGAAATCCTGGCGCGCCAGCATGCCGAGCGATTGGCGCCGCTCGCGCAAGCCGCAGGCCTCAAGCTCGCATTGCTGACCGGGCGCGAAAAGGGCCCGGGCCGGGCCCGCGTGCTTGAGGGGCTGGCGAATGGCGAGATCGCGATCGCGGTCGGCACCCATGCACTGTTCCAGGAGGGGGTCGCCTTTCGCGATCTCGCGCTTGCCATCGTCGATGAGCAGCATCGCTTCGGCGTGCATCAGCGCCTGCTGCTCGGTTCCAAGGGCGAAGCGGTCGATATCCTGGTGATGACGGCGACGCCGATCCCGCGCACCCTGTCGCTGACCTGGTTCGGAGACATGGATATTTCCGTGCTGGCCGAGAAGCCGGCGGGGCGAAAGCCGATCGCGACCAAGGCGATCTCGCTCGACCGCTATGACGAGGTCGTCGGCGCGGTCGGGCGCGCGGTCGAGGCCGGCGCCCAGGTTTATTGGGTCTGCCCCTTGGTGCAGGAATCCGACACGCTCGATGTCGCCGCCGCGCAGGAGCGTTTCGATGCTCTGCGTGAGTTCTTCGGCGACCAGGTCGGGCTGCTGCACGGCCAGATGCCGGGGCGCGACAAGGATGCGGCGATGTCGGCTTTCGTGGCGGGCCAAACGCGCATCCTGATCTCGACCACGGTGATCGAGGTCGGTGTCGATGTGCCCAATGCCAGCGTGATGGTGATCGAACATGCCGAACGCTTCGGTCTGGCGCAGCTTCACCAATTGCGTGGGCGCATCGGGCGCGGCTCGGCCGCCTCGACCTGCCTCTTGCTCTACAAGGGGCCTCTGGGGCCGGTGGCCGAAGCACGGCTGACCATCATGCGCGAAACCGAGGACGGCTTTCGTATCGCCGAGGAGGATCTGAGGCTGCGCGGCGAAGGCGAGATGCTGGGCACAAAACAGTCGGGCTCGCCGGACTGGCAGGTCGCGCGACCGGAAACGGATGGCGATCTGCTCGCCGCCGCGCGCGACGATGCCCGCCTGCTGATCGAGCGCGATCCGCATCTCGAGGGCCCGCGTGGCGAGGCTGTGAGGACATTGCTCTACCTGTTCGAGCGCGACGTCGCGATCAGGCTGTTGCGCGCGGGGTAG
- a CDS encoding succinate dehydrogenase assembly factor 2, with protein MSGSTRTSADLDPRRRKILFRAWHRGMRETDLIMGRFADAEIDKLSDAELDLFEQLIEVLDRDLLSWITGEAEVPANYDTEVFRRLKAFHHHGKPIHV; from the coding sequence ATGAGTGGCTCGACGAGGACCAGCGCCGATCTCGACCCGCGCCGGCGAAAGATCCTGTTTCGCGCCTGGCATCGCGGCATGCGCGAGACCGATCTGATCATGGGCCGCTTCGCCGACGCCGAGATCGACAAGCTGAGCGACGCCGAACTCGATCTGTTCGAGCAATTGATCGAAGTGCTCGACCGCGACCTGCTGTCATGGATCACGGGCGAAGCCGAGGTTCCCGCGAATTACGACACCGAGGTGTTCCGGCGGCTGAAGGCGTTCCATCACCACGGCAAGCCGATTCATGTGTGA
- the mfd gene encoding transcription-repair coupling factor, translating to MSIPPPAQLAKLQSDRILDALNRGDKPTLASVPDGFDAVILADLVRARAKKAEGAALLVFIARDGQRLQVLENALQFVAPDLEVMSFPAWDCQPYDRVSPAPSIVAHRMTTLSRLAKTKSGDKPRLLLTTVNAALQRVPAFSKVASESFSAAPGNMVDTEQLARWLDMNGYLRTSTVRETGEFAVRGGIVDLFPPGMPAPIRLDFFGDTLESIRTFDPETQRTTGQLRGLDLVPMSEAQMTSESIKRFRQSYITTFGTPGRDDTLYEAVSEGRRPAGLEHWLPLLADKLDTLFAYLPDVPLVLDAQAEDAVGERISLIKDYYDARKAAMDQPSAGGAPYKPLLPNALYLSPSEWRGIADQAGVAALTPFQLPDSDGKLIVDLGARQGRSFAAERADNAGSVFDAAVAHVKALQADGRRVILAAWSEGSRERLAHVLADHGLKTVQMTGSLRAAFDLKPGTTALAVWGFETGFEAGKLAVIGEQDILGDRLVRPRKKTRRPQDFIAELSSLSPGDLVVHVDHGIGRFIGLRTITAVGAPHDCLEIHYAADSKLFLPVENIELLSRYGSEDTDVPLDRLGGGGWQARKAKLKQRIREMAGKLIAIAAARALKEAPRLVPQEGLYDEFCARFPFEETEDQQATIDAVLDDMAAGRPMDRLVCGDVGFGKTEVALRAAFACALNGKQVAVVVPTTLLARQHYRNFAERFKGLPVHVGQASRFVAAADLKAVKAGIKDGTMDIVVGTHALLGKAIEFKDLGLVIVDEEQHFGVNHKERLKEFRAEVHMLTLTATPIPRTLQLAMTGVRELSIIATPPVDRLAVRTFVTPFDPLIVREALLRERYRGGRSFYVVPRIEDISDVKDFLDKQVPEAKVGIAHGQMAAGQLEDVMTAFYEGQYDVLLSTTIVESGLDIPNANTLIVHRADMFGLAQLYQLRGRVGRSKIRAYALFTMPANRKLTEQAERRLKVLQSLDTLGAGFQLASHDLDIRGAGNLLGDEQSGHIKEVGYELYQQMLEEAVAALKSGVDFESDAQWSPTIQIGAPVMIPEHYVTDLTLRLTLYKRLSTLDDDGDIQSFGAELVDRFGPLPDEVQQLLEIVAIKALCKRANVEKVEAGPKGIIVAFRDNEFANPEGLVGYVAKIGTLAKVRPDMRVVFIDDFETAEARLKGTRRLLTDLARIAERKKAA from the coding sequence ATGAGCATCCCGCCTCCCGCCCAACTCGCCAAACTCCAGAGCGATCGCATTCTCGATGCGCTGAATCGTGGCGACAAGCCGACGCTCGCCAGCGTTCCCGATGGATTCGACGCCGTCATCCTGGCCGATCTCGTACGCGCCCGGGCGAAGAAGGCCGAAGGCGCAGCCCTGCTCGTCTTCATCGCCCGTGACGGCCAGCGCCTGCAGGTGCTTGAGAACGCCTTGCAATTCGTTGCGCCCGATCTCGAGGTGATGTCCTTCCCGGCCTGGGATTGTCAGCCCTATGATCGCGTCTCGCCGGCCCCCTCGATCGTCGCGCATCGCATGACGACGCTGTCGCGGCTCGCCAAGACGAAGTCCGGCGACAAGCCGCGCCTGCTGCTGACCACCGTCAATGCGGCGCTCCAGCGTGTGCCGGCCTTCAGCAAGGTGGCCTCCGAGAGCTTTTCGGCCGCGCCGGGCAACATGGTCGATACCGAGCAGCTCGCGCGCTGGCTCGACATGAACGGCTACTTGCGCACCTCGACCGTGCGCGAGACCGGCGAGTTCGCCGTGCGCGGCGGCATCGTCGATCTCTTCCCGCCGGGCATGCCCGCGCCGATCCGGCTCGATTTCTTTGGCGATACGCTGGAATCGATCCGCACCTTCGATCCCGAGACACAGCGCACCACCGGGCAATTGCGCGGGCTCGACCTCGTGCCGATGTCCGAGGCGCAGATGACCAGCGAAAGCATCAAGCGCTTTCGCCAGAGCTACATCACGACCTTCGGCACGCCTGGCCGCGACGACACGCTCTATGAGGCGGTCAGCGAGGGCCGTCGCCCGGCCGGGCTCGAGCATTGGCTGCCGCTGCTGGCGGACAAGCTCGACACGCTCTTCGCCTATCTGCCCGATGTGCCGCTGGTGCTCGACGCCCAGGCCGAGGACGCCGTCGGCGAGCGCATCAGCCTGATCAAGGACTATTACGACGCCCGCAAGGCGGCGATGGACCAGCCGAGCGCCGGCGGCGCGCCCTATAAGCCGCTGCTGCCGAACGCGCTCTATCTCTCGCCGTCGGAATGGCGCGGTATCGCCGACCAGGCGGGTGTCGCCGCGTTGACGCCGTTCCAGTTGCCCGACAGCGACGGCAAGCTGATCGTCGATCTCGGCGCGCGTCAGGGCCGCAGCTTCGCCGCCGAACGCGCCGACAATGCCGGCAGCGTGTTCGATGCAGCCGTCGCCCATGTGAAGGCGCTGCAGGCCGATGGCCGCCGCGTCATCCTAGCCGCCTGGTCGGAAGGCTCGCGCGAGCGCCTGGCGCATGTGCTGGCTGATCACGGCCTGAAGACCGTGCAGATGACGGGTTCGCTGCGCGCCGCCTTCGATCTCAAGCCCGGCACGACGGCGCTGGCTGTCTGGGGCTTCGAGACCGGTTTCGAGGCCGGCAAGCTCGCGGTCATCGGCGAGCAGGACATCCTGGGCGACCGCCTCGTGCGCCCGCGCAAGAAGACGCGCCGGCCGCAGGATTTCATCGCCGAACTGTCATCGCTCAGCCCCGGCGATCTCGTCGTCCATGTCGATCACGGCATCGGCCGCTTCATTGGCCTGCGCACGATCACGGCGGTGGGCGCGCCGCATGACTGCCTCGAAATCCACTATGCGGCAGATTCGAAGCTCTTCCTGCCGGTCGAAAACATCGAATTGCTCTCGCGCTACGGCTCGGAGGACACCGATGTTCCGCTCGACCGTCTCGGCGGTGGCGGCTGGCAGGCGCGCAAGGCCAAGCTGAAGCAGCGCATCCGCGAGATGGCGGGCAAGCTGATCGCGATCGCAGCCGCCCGCGCACTCAAGGAAGCCCCGCGCCTGGTCCCACAGGAAGGGCTCTATGACGAGTTCTGCGCCCGCTTCCCGTTCGAGGAGACCGAGGACCAGCAGGCCACGATCGATGCCGTGCTCGACGATATGGCAGCGGGGAGGCCGATGGACCGGCTGGTCTGCGGCGATGTCGGCTTCGGCAAGACAGAGGTCGCGCTGCGGGCCGCTTTTGCCTGCGCGCTGAATGGCAAGCAGGTCGCGGTCGTGGTCCCCACCACGCTGCTGGCGCGCCAGCACTACCGCAATTTCGCCGAGCGCTTCAAAGGGCTGCCGGTCCATGTCGGCCAGGCCTCGCGCTTCGTGGCCGCGGCCGATCTCAAGGCGGTGAAGGCCGGCATCAAGGACGGCACGATGGATATCGTCGTCGGCACCCATGCGCTGCTGGGAAAGGCGATCGAGTTCAAGGATCTCGGCCTTGTCATCGTCGATGAGGAGCAGCATTTCGGCGTCAACCATAAGGAGCGGCTGAAGGAGTTCCGCGCCGAGGTCCATATGCTGACCCTGACGGCGACGCCGATCCCGCGTACGCTTCAGCTCGCGATGACCGGCGTGCGCGAGCTCTCGATCATCGCGACGCCGCCGGTCGACCGGCTTGCGGTGCGCACGTTCGTGACACCTTTCGACCCGCTGATCGTGCGCGAGGCGCTGTTGCGCGAGCGCTATCGCGGCGGGCGCAGCTTCTATGTCGTGCCGCGCATCGAGGACATTTCCGACGTCAAGGATTTCCTGGACAAGCAGGTGCCCGAGGCCAAGGTCGGCATCGCCCATGGTCAGATGGCGGCAGGCCAGCTCGAGGACGTCATGACGGCCTTCTATGAGGGCCAGTACGACGTGCTGCTCTCGACTACGATCGTCGAATCGGGCCTCGATATTCCCAATGCCAACACGCTCATCGTCCACCGCGCCGACATGTTTGGCCTCGCCCAGCTTTATCAGCTCAGGGGGCGTGTCGGCCGCTCGAAGATCCGTGCCTATGCGCTCTTCACCATGCCGGCCAACCGCAAGCTGACCGAGCAGGCCGAGCGCCGCCTCAAGGTCCTGCAGTCGTTGGACACGCTGGGCGCAGGCTTCCAGCTCGCCAGCCATGATCTCGATATTCGCGGCGCCGGCAATTTGCTCGGCGACGAGCAGTCGGGCCATATCAAGGAAGTCGGCTACGAACTCTACCAGCAGATGCTGGAGGAGGCGGTCGCGGCACTGAAGTCCGGTGTCGATTTCGAGAGCGACGCACAATGGTCGCCGACGATCCAGATCGGCGCGCCGGTGATGATCCCCGAGCATTACGTCACCGACCTGACGCTCAGGCTCACGCTCTACAAGCGGCTCTCGACGCTGGACGACGATGGCGACATCCAGTCCTTCGGCGCGGAATTGGTCGATCGCTTCGGCCCGCTGCCGGACGAGGTGCAGCAGCTTCTGGAAATCGTCGCGATCAAGGCCCTGTGCAAACGCGCCAATGTCGAGAAGGTCGAAGCCGGCCCCAAGGGCATCATCGTCGCCTTCCGCGACAATGAGTTCGCCAATCCCGAGGGCCTCGTGGGCTATGTCGCCAAGATTGGCACATTGGCGAAGGTCCGCCCCGACATGCGCGTGGTCTTCATCGACGATTTCGAGACGGCGGAAGCGCGCCTCAAGGGTACGCGCCGCCTGCTGACGGACCTGGCCCGGATTGCCGAGCGCAAGAAGGCGGCTTGA
- a CDS encoding AMP-binding protein yields the protein MRAEQDDAASALLDGLDLDTLLKALTRSRGYEAALRDPPGRRGWSDTIPTSLSFLQLEERVDQLARLLAVNHAQPGATVAILAPLGPEAIVAILASLRAGLSPLMLPLHGNELELLGLIEASNAVMALGVGRVGPLRPLIVLRNLAVRAFGTRFVGGFGQDVPDGVAPLDALMASAGLHPLPEQSGRPALQVVDALSLAGPLMVSERDVLGKSLEISRLLKPLASSRIVTTLVGGDLVALASGPGMALLTGVELLPLGLFSLGDLQACVAGGRNVHLVLPGAMEPALARSRLAADPSLASVVLVHRPGDGRALPALDRPDLAIVDIDVRSAAEIDVSRR from the coding sequence ATGCGGGCAGAACAGGACGATGCCGCTTCCGCCCTGCTCGACGGGCTCGACCTCGACACGCTGCTGAAAGCCCTGACCCGCAGCCGGGGATATGAGGCGGCGCTGCGCGACCCGCCGGGACGCCGGGGCTGGAGCGACACGATCCCGACCTCGCTGAGCTTCTTGCAGCTCGAGGAGCGCGTCGACCAACTCGCACGATTGCTCGCCGTCAATCATGCGCAGCCGGGCGCGACCGTCGCGATCCTGGCGCCGCTCGGTCCCGAGGCGATCGTCGCCATTCTCGCCAGCCTGCGCGCGGGCCTGTCGCCGCTGATGCTGCCATTGCACGGCAACGAGCTTGAATTGCTGGGGCTGATCGAGGCGTCCAACGCAGTGATGGCGCTCGGCGTCGGCCGTGTCGGGCCGCTGCGGCCGCTGATCGTGCTGCGCAATCTCGCTGTCCGGGCCTTCGGCACGCGCTTCGTGGGCGGTTTCGGGCAGGATGTCCCGGACGGCGTTGCGCCTCTCGATGCGCTGATGGCGAGCGCCGGCCTGCATCCGCTGCCCGAACAAAGCGGGCGTCCGGCTCTTCAGGTCGTCGATGCCCTGAGCCTGGCGGGGCCCTTGATGGTTTCCGAGCGCGACGTGCTCGGCAAGTCGTTGGAGATATCGCGCCTGCTGAAGCCGTTGGCCTCGTCGCGGATCGTGACCACGCTCGTTGGCGGCGACCTCGTCGCTTTGGCGAGCGGGCCAGGCATGGCGCTGCTGACCGGCGTCGAATTGCTGCCGCTCGGCCTGTTCAGCCTCGGCGACCTGCAGGCCTGCGTCGCGGGTGGACGCAATGTGCATCTCGTCCTGCCGGGCGCGATGGAGCCCGCGCTGGCACGCTCACGGCTGGCCGCCGATCCCTCGCTGGCGAGTGTCGTCCTGGTACACCGTCCAGGAGACGGGCGCGCCTTGCCGGCGCTCGACCGGCCCGACCTCGCCATCGTCGACATCGATGTCCGCTCGGCGGCGGAGATCGACGTCAGCAGGCGCTGA
- a CDS encoding extracellular solute-binding protein yields MGVDSRAESPSSAHAIAMHGEPALPPDFSHLPYADPDAPKGGRIVFGLQGTFDSLNPLVVLGVAPDAVPRYVQQSLLYRSADEPFTAYGLLASRVELNEARTRLAFQIDERARFSDGTPVTADDVLFTFEMLKIKGKPFHRSSLGRVTKAEAPSPRYVVFELGDGSNRELPLVIGAMPIFARHATNADTFGETSFKPALGSGPYLVSEVRPGEALTLKRRKDFWAEDHPLTRGFFNADEIRYDFYRDANALFEAFKAGLYDIRLEPDPTRWMTGYDVPAVRDGRIVREALRFQAPKGMTGLVFNTRRPAFADVRVREALGIMFDFEWVNRNLFHGVYRRAGSFFSDSELSALGVPADAREKALLAAFPGSVRDDILAGSWVPAATDGSGRDREQARKALDLLQTAGYELHDGVLRNTRTAEPLAFEITVTNRPQERLALNYAASLGRLGVGVSVRLIDDVQYWRRLSAFDFDMIQWTWPASASPGNEQVGRWGSVNADRKGALNYAGVKSPAVDVALQAILAAREREDFVAAVRVLDRALLSGFYVVPLYYLPETWLAHSRDVTLPTRKPAYFLATEALARRPASSAPAN; encoded by the coding sequence ATGGGCGTGGATTCGCGTGCCGAATCACCCTCCTCCGCCCACGCCATCGCGATGCATGGCGAGCCGGCCCTGCCGCCGGACTTCAGTCATCTGCCCTATGCCGACCCTGACGCCCCCAAGGGCGGACGCATCGTCTTTGGTTTGCAGGGCACGTTCGACAGCCTGAATCCGCTGGTCGTGCTCGGCGTCGCGCCCGACGCCGTGCCGCGCTACGTCCAGCAGAGCCTGCTCTACCGCTCAGCCGACGAGCCCTTCACCGCTTATGGCCTGCTCGCATCCCGCGTCGAGCTCAACGAGGCGCGGACCCGGCTCGCCTTCCAGATCGACGAAAGAGCGCGCTTCTCCGACGGGACGCCGGTCACTGCCGACGATGTGCTGTTCACCTTCGAGATGCTGAAGATCAAGGGCAAGCCGTTCCACCGCTCCAGCCTCGGCCGCGTGACGAAGGCGGAAGCGCCCTCGCCGCGCTATGTCGTGTTCGAGCTCGGCGACGGCTCGAACCGCGAATTGCCATTGGTGATCGGCGCGATGCCGATCTTCGCCAGGCACGCCACCAACGCGGACACTTTCGGCGAAACCAGCTTCAAACCGGCGCTCGGCTCAGGTCCCTATCTCGTCAGCGAGGTCAGGCCCGGCGAGGCGCTGACGCTGAAGCGCCGCAAGGATTTCTGGGCCGAGGACCACCCGCTGACGCGCGGCTTCTTCAATGCCGACGAGATCCGTTACGATTTCTATCGTGACGCCAACGCCTTGTTCGAGGCCTTCAAGGCAGGCCTCTACGACATCCGGCTCGAACCCGATCCGACACGCTGGATGACTGGCTATGACGTGCCTGCCGTGCGCGATGGCCGCATCGTGCGAGAGGCGCTGCGCTTCCAGGCCCCCAAGGGCATGACCGGACTCGTCTTCAACACACGCCGGCCAGCCTTCGCCGATGTCCGCGTCCGCGAAGCGCTCGGCATCATGTTCGATTTCGAATGGGTCAACCGCAACCTGTTCCACGGCGTCTATCGCCGTGCCGGCAGCTTCTTCTCCGATTCGGAGTTGTCGGCGCTCGGTGTCCCCGCCGATGCGCGGGAGAAAGCCTTGCTGGCCGCATTTCCGGGCAGCGTGCGCGACGATATTCTCGCCGGGAGCTGGGTGCCGGCTGCAACCGACGGCTCAGGTCGCGACCGCGAACAGGCCCGCAAGGCGCTCGATCTGCTGCAGACCGCGGGATACGAGCTTCATGATGGGGTTCTGCGCAATACCAGGACGGCGGAGCCCCTCGCCTTCGAGATCACCGTCACCAACCGGCCGCAGGAGCGGCTCGCGCTGAACTATGCCGCTTCGCTCGGGCGTCTAGGCGTCGGGGTCAGCGTCAGGCTGATCGACGATGTGCAGTACTGGCGCAGGCTGTCGGCCTTCGATTTCGACATGATCCAGTGGACATGGCCGGCCTCCGCCTCGCCCGGCAACGAACAGGTTGGCCGCTGGGGCTCAGTCAATGCCGACCGCAAGGGCGCGCTGAATTATGCCGGCGTGAAATCGCCGGCCGTCGATGTCGCCCTGCAGGCGATTCTGGCGGCGCGCGAACGCGAGGATTTCGTCGCCGCCGTGCGCGTGCTCGATCGGGCGCTGCTCTCGGGCTTCTACGTCGTGCCGCTGTATTACCTGCCCGAGACATGGCTGGCGCATTCACGCGATGTCACCCTGCCAACACGCAAGCCGGCCTATTTCCTCGCCACCGAAGCTCTGGCGCGCCGCCCGGCGTCGTCGGCGCCAGCCAACTGA
- a CDS encoding invasion associated locus B family protein — MSASFSLSSRVLGVALSAALGLSPVAAFAQAPRPAQRPAQPAQPAQQPAAPQGGQAAAGPTVVQVKPEPSQTNWTKVCGKDQAANKEICYTTRDFVSDQGQPVLAVAVYDVKGDPNKIVRFLMPLGLLLQPGIRFGVDTAQPTPGRYAICFPNGCFAEAQVKDDFINAMKKGTNLSISVQNQGAREVSFSIPLSDFAKGFDGAPIDPKVLEDQQKALQDELAKRQEELRQRLGGSGANATPGVPGAAPAVPGGLSAPGAAPAPGAAPKP; from the coding sequence ATGTCAGCTTCGTTTAGCTTGTCCTCGCGCGTTCTGGGCGTCGCCCTCAGCGCAGCGCTGGGCCTTAGCCCCGTAGCCGCCTTTGCCCAGGCACCGCGCCCCGCGCAGCGCCCGGCGCAGCCAGCCCAGCCGGCTCAGCAGCCCGCCGCTCCCCAGGGCGGACAGGCCGCGGCCGGCCCGACCGTCGTTCAGGTCAAGCCCGAGCCCTCGCAGACCAATTGGACCAAGGTCTGCGGCAAGGACCAGGCTGCCAACAAGGAAATCTGCTACACCACGCGCGATTTCGTCTCCGACCAGGGCCAGCCGGTGCTCGCGGTCGCCGTCTATGACGTCAAGGGCGATCCCAACAAGATCGTGCGCTTCCTGATGCCGCTCGGCCTGCTGCTGCAGCCCGGCATCCGCTTCGGCGTCGATACCGCGCAGCCCACCCCGGGCCGCTATGCGATCTGCTTCCCGAACGGCTGCTTCGCCGAGGCGCAGGTCAAGGACGACTTCATCAACGCGATGAAGAAGGGCACCAATCTCAGCATCAGCGTCCAGAACCAGGGTGCGCGCGAGGTCTCCTTCTCCATTCCGCTCTCCGATTTCGCCAAGGGTTTCGACGGTGCGCCGATCGATCCCAAGGTGCTCGAGGACCAGCAGAAGGCCCTGCAGGACGAGTTGGCCAAGCGTCAGGAAGAATTGCGCCAGCGTCTTGGCGGCAGCGGCGCCAACGCCACTCCGGGCGTCCCGGGAGCTGCGCCTGCCGTGCCGGGTGGGCTTTCGGCCCCGGGCGCCGCGCCGGCTCCGGGAGCTGCTCCCAAGCCCTGA
- the hspQ gene encoding heat shock protein HspQ: protein MQARSAKFRIGQVVKHRVYPFRGVIFDVDPVFANSDEWWLAIPENLRPSKDQPFYHLFAENEETEYVAYVSEQNLVIDESGRPIRHPQAKEFFRRDRKGQYQIDRAGLN from the coding sequence ATGCAAGCACGTTCGGCGAAATTCAGGATCGGACAAGTGGTCAAGCACCGCGTCTATCCGTTCCGTGGCGTGATCTTCGACGTCGACCCCGTTTTCGCCAACTCCGACGAATGGTGGCTGGCGATCCCGGAGAATCTGCGCCCGTCGAAGGACCAGCCCTTCTACCACCTCTTCGCCGAGAACGAGGAGACGGAATACGTCGCCTATGTCTCGGAGCAGAACCTCGTGATCGACGAGTCGGGGCGTCCGATCCGCCACCCGCAAGCCAAGGAATTTTTCCGCCGCGATCGCAAGGGGCAATACCAGATCGATCGCGCCGGATTGAACTGA